A stretch of DNA from Leucobacter luti:
CCGCTTCTCCCGCCCAATCGACGGCGCACACGGGCTCTATCTGGACGACTTGTTCACCGCGGCAGAAGCGCGCGGCACGGGCGCAGGAAGTGCGATCCTCCAGCGCCTAGCCGAGATTGCAGCAGAGGAGGGCGCGACGATGGTGCGCTGGATCACCGCTGAGAGCAACGCGACAGCGCGCAGTCTCTACGACGGTGTCGCGACGCAGACCCCGTGGGTCACCTACGATCTCGCACCAGCGCAGCGGTAGCTCAGCGATAGCGCAACCGCAGCCCAACGGTCGCGAATCTCGGGCCCAGCGCCGCACACGGAGGCCCGCCTACTCAGCGGCCCCGCTATTCGCGCAGCCGCTCCGTGCCGGTCGTTGGCTCGGAGCGGCCGTGTGCGACGGAAGCGCCGCTGTCGTCAACCGAGACAAACACGATCTCGTCGAGCGTGAGCACCTCGCTGCCGGTCACCGCATTTTCCACGCGGCAGCTCAGCGTGATGGAAGTGCGCCCGAAGGCCGCAACGCGATACTCGAGTTCGAGCAGATCACCGCGGTCTGCGCGCGACACAAAGTTGATTGCTGACATGTGGCGCGTCACCACGTCAATCGACCCAAGCTGCGCGACCGCGACGATGGCGGCCTCCTCATCCACCCACTGCAGCAGGCGTCCGCCGAAGAGCGCACCGTGCTGGTTGAGGTCTTCGGGCTTGACCCACTTGCGCACGATATGCCGATACTCACTCATGGCGCAAGCCTACTCACGGCGACTCCGCCACGGGCAATATTGTCACCGAGATCCTGCGCCGTGTGCACGCCGTGTGCACGCCGCCTGCTCTACGTCTGCGCTCCGCCCCCACTAGGTCTGCGACAGCCGTGACATCCGTTCAATGATCGGCACCGTGTCCGCGCGGCTGTGCTCAACGTGCGCCAGTGCCAGCGCGGCCGCGCGTTCGACCTGGCCACGCACGATCGCGTCGCAGAGGTCGCGATGCTCGCGATGCAGGTCGACGTCGTCACGCTCGTTGGCGATGTTGAACAGGCGCTTGACGCGTCCCCGAATCGGGAGCATCAGGTCTTGGAGGAGCGCATTGCCAGCCAAATCTACGATGGCACCGTGAAAATCTGAGGTCACGCTGGCGATCGTGTGACTGTCTTCTCCTGCGAGCGCACCCTCCGCTGCGGAGAGCGCGCGCACCAGTTCGTCGCCCGGTTCGCCTGCCGCACACCGCGCAGCCGCGA
This window harbors:
- a CDS encoding GNAT family N-acetyltransferase — translated: MSPVLVRAAAPSDRAAWERLYRGYRDFYGKPHDPAVFETVWGWLMDPAHESRGLIAEVRGEPVGIGHFRRFSRPIDGAHGLYLDDLFTAAEARGTGAGSAILQRLAEIAAEEGATMVRWITAESNATARSLYDGVATQTPWVTYDLAPAQR
- a CDS encoding acyl-CoA thioesterase, which translates into the protein MSEYRHIVRKWVKPEDLNQHGALFGGRLLQWVDEEAAIVAVAQLGSIDVVTRHMSAINFVSRADRGDLLELEYRVAAFGRTSITLSCRVENAVTGSEVLTLDEIVFVSVDDSGASVAHGRSEPTTGTERLRE
- a CDS encoding GntR family transcriptional regulator — encoded protein: MSMKRELDHAAEAGPESGHLTRGEAVYEWVRERIIDGRLPTGSRIRERDLAEEIRVSRVPIREAFPRLEAEGYIRTLPRRGAVVAPMALSDVIELFDVRASLEVLAARLAAARCAAGEPGDELVRALSAAEGALAGEDSHTIASVTSDFHGAIVDLAGNALLQDLMLPIRGRVKRLFNIANERDDVDLHREHRDLCDAIVRGQVERAAALALAHVEHSRADTVPIIERMSRLSQT